The Paenibacillus tianjinensis genome has a window encoding:
- a CDS encoding GyrI-like domain-containing protein, which produces MTLFTLEEKEGFTVVGLGTELKSDYTDYAGINKEKTEFWEAVSQDGRLDYLKGIAVNDYIFAVNEAVNNKMMHYAGVMTDAAAPEDARVIQFPKGPYLVVKGEAKTADELTNKLAGVAFGQALPEAKNFAYVGGPNTTALMGQRNGQVYGEMWIPVVKK; this is translated from the coding sequence ATGACTCTATTTACCCTGGAAGAAAAAGAAGGCTTTACAGTTGTAGGTTTAGGAACTGAGCTTAAGAGTGATTACACAGACTATGCGGGTATTAACAAAGAAAAGACCGAATTTTGGGAGGCCGTCAGCCAGGATGGAAGACTGGATTATTTAAAAGGCATTGCCGTGAATGACTACATTTTTGCCGTGAATGAAGCAGTGAACAATAAGATGATGCATTATGCAGGTGTCATGACGGATGCTGCGGCACCTGAAGACGCCAGAGTGATCCAATTTCCAAAAGGGCCTTATCTGGTGGTTAAAGGGGAAGCGAAGACAGCTGATGAATTAACTAATAAGCTGGCCGGGGTTGCCTTTGGTCAAGCCTTGCCGGAAGCCAAGAATTTCGCCTATGTAGGAGGGCCGAACACAACAGCCCTGATGGGGCAGCGAAACGGCCAGGTTTATGGTGAAATGTGGATTCCTGTAGTGAAAAAATAA